In Montipora foliosa isolate CH-2021 chromosome 13, ASM3666993v2, whole genome shotgun sequence, one DNA window encodes the following:
- the LOC137982570 gene encoding uncharacterized protein, whose product MLCENDPKCRSYNFHILTKNCELNDETKETKPNDFATDGLRFYMKREDIDKCKVFPFTCDVNTDCHKTDGSYICTCKAGYTGDGKTCTDIDECSTGKHNCSHVAVCNNTGGSYNCTCKEGYVGDGRNCSDIDECLTGKHNCSHVAVCKNTIGSYNCTCKEGYVGDGRNCSRRRRDCPEDWDANDKYCYKLLADRPTTLTDAKNRCRMFALADLPIIKSEQENIFITGLMKTQRGFFWLGMKRNGSKLFWFDRTSAEKGNNESYNAWANHEPDRAPNGGNCAYISFVRNSDVLKWYDGLCTYPKFGSVTTAPFLLCQKSRL is encoded by the exons ATGCTCTGCGAGAATGATCCAAAATGCAGGAGTTACAACTTCCACAttctaacaaaaaactgtgaatTGAATGACGAGACCAAGGAAACGAAACCTAACGATTTCGCCACAGACGGCCTAAGGTTCTACATGAAACGCGAAG ATATTGATAAATGCAAAGTTTTTCCCTTCACCTGTGACGTCAATACCGATTGTCATAAAACAGACGGCTCTTACATCTGCACATGTAAGGCTGGATATACTGGGGACGGAAAAACGTGTACAG ATATCGATGAGTGTTCAACGGGAAAACATAACTGCAGCCATGTCGCCGTGTGCAACAACACTGGTGGTTCATATAACTGCACTTGTAAGGAGGGATATGTCGGAGATGGACGAAACTGCTCAG ATATCGATGAGTGTTTAACAGGAAAACACAACTGCAGCCATGTCGCCGTGTGCAAGAACACTATTGGTTCATATAACTGCACTTGTAAGGAGGGATATGTTGGAGACGGTCGAAACTGCTCACGCAGGAGAAGAG ATTGTCCTGAAGACTGGGATGCAAATGACAAATATTGCTATAAACTGCTTGCGGATCGACCCACAACACTGACAGATGCTAAAAACAGATGCAGAATGTTTGCGTTAGCAGACCTGCCAATAATTAAATCGGAGCAGGAAAACATCTTTATTACTGGCCTGATGAAAACACAGAGGGGTTTTTTTTGGCTTGGTATGAAGCGAAATGGAAGCAAGTTGTTTTGGTTTGACCGTACATCAGCAGAAAAGGGGAATAACGAAAGTTACAACGCATGGGCCAACCATGAACCGGACCGTGCACCAAATGGCGGGAATTGTGCTTACATATCCTTTGTGCGCAACTCTGATGTTCTAAAGTGGTATGACGGACTGTGCACATACCCCAAATTCGGTAGTGTAACTACAGCTCCTTTTCTTCTTTGTCAAAAATCTCGTTTGTGA